TAGTACGCCGTGAGCGGCCGGTCCCAGGCGCGTTTGAAGCTCAGGTACAGCCGCAGCAGCCGGGGTTCGCGAGGCGGTCGGGGGCGGCCCGGCGGCGGTGAACGCCGCGCGGAGGGACGCCGGTTGGCGCCCTGTGGGCCGCGGCCGCCGCCGCGCGGCGACGCCCCTTCATCGGCCCGGGACCCGGGACCCAGCCATGAAGATGTCACGTTCCCCTCCGAGGTGCCCGGCGCCGCCGGGCCACGCCGGCCCGGTCAGGCGCTGGCGGCGTCGAGTTCACGGACCGCAGCCGCGAACGCCTCACCGCGCTTGTTGTAGTTGGTGAACATGTCCATCGAGGCACAGGCGGGCGCCATCAGCACGGTGTCGCCCGACTTCGCGAGTCGTGCCGCCTCCTGGACCGCCGCCGACATCGCCCCAGTGTCTGTCCGGTCGAGGTCGACCACCGGGACCCCGGGCGCGTGTCGCGCGAGCGCTTCACGGATGAGGGCGCGGTCGGCACCGATGAGCACAACACCGCGCAGCCGGGGCGCGGCCTTCTGTACGAGCTCGTCGAAAGTCGCGCCCTTGGCCAGGCCGCCCGCGATCCAGACGATCGACTCGTACGAGGCCAGCGAGGCTTCGGCGGCATGGGTGTTGGTGGCCTTGGAGTCGTCCACGTAGGCGACCGAGTCGACGTCCGCGACATGCTCGATGCGGTGCGGGTCGGGCCGGAAAGCGCGCAGTCCCTCGCGTACGGCGGCCGGTTCGACACCGTAGGCACGGGCGAGGGCCGCCGCGGCGAGGGCGTTGGCGATGTTGTGCGGGACCGGCGGCCGGACGTCGGTCACCTCGGCGAGTTCCTGTGCCTGCTTCTGCCGGTCCGCCACGAACGCGCGGTCGACCAGGAGGCCCTCCACGACGCCGAGTTGGGAGGGCGCCGGGGTGCCGAGCGTGAAGCCGATGGCGCGGCAGCCCTCCTCCACGTCGGCGGCGCGCACGAGTTCCTCGGTGGCGGGGTCGGCGACGTTGTACACACAGGCGACCTGGTTGCCCTCGTAGACCCGGCCCTTGTCGGCGGCGTACGCCCGCATCGAGCCGTGCCAGTCCAGGTGGTCGGGCGCCAGGTTGAGGACCGCGGCGGAGTGCGCGCGCAGGCTGGGCGCCCAGTGCAGCTGGTAGCTGGAGAGTTCGACGGCCAGGACGTCGAACTTCTCCTCGCCGAGGACGAGGTCGACGATCGGGGTGCCGATGTTGCCGACCGCGGCGGTGCGCAGTCCGGCGGCCTCCAGGATGGCGGCCAGCATCCGGGTCGTGGTGGTCTTGCCGTTGGTGCCGGTGACCGCGAGCCAGGGCGCCGCCCCGGGGCCGCGCAGCCGCCAGGCGATCTCGACATCGCCGACCACGTCCACACCCACCGCGGCGGCGGCCGCGAACAGCGGGCTGCCCGGCTTCCAGCCCGGTGAGGTGACGACGAGTTCGGTGCCCTCGGGCAGCGTCTCGGCGTCCGCGAGGCGTACCGCGACGCCCTCGGCGCGCAGTTCCTCGGCACGGGCGCGCAGGCCCTCGTTGTCGCCGCCGTCCACGACGGTCACCGAAGCGCCGAGGCCGGCCAGGGCGCGGGCGGCACTGATGCCGCTCACGCCGAGACCGGCGACGGTGATCTGCTGTCCCCGGAAGGTCACTTGTCGGCTGCCCACCCTGCGTAGAAGAGTCCGAGGCCGACGATGACGCACATGCCCTGGATGATCCAGAACCGGACCACGACCAGGACCTCGGACCAGCCCTTGAGTTCGAAGTGGTGCTGGAGCGGGGCCATCCGGAAGACGCGCTTGCCGGTCATCCGGAACGAGCCGACCTGGATCACCACGGACATGGTGATGAGGACGAACAGGCCGCCGAGCAGGGCGAGCAGCAGCTCCGTACGGGAGCAGATGGCCAGGCCCGCCAGCGCGCCGCCGAGGGCGAGCGAACCGGTGTCGCCCATGAAGATCTTCGCGGGTGAGGTGTTCCACCACAGGAAGCCGAAGCAGGCACCCATGAGCGCGGAGGCGACCACCGCGAGGTCGAGTGGGTCGCGCACCTCGAAGCAGGCCGACGGGTTGGTCAGCGTCGCCGCGTTGGCGCAGGACTCCTGGTACTGCCAGATGCCGATGAAGGTGTAGGCGCCGAAGACCATCACCGAGGCGCCGGTGGCCAGGCCGTCGAGGCCGTCGGTGAGGTTCACGCCGTTCGACATGGCGAGGATCATGAACAGGGCCCAGACCACGAACACGACCGGGCCGATGGACCAGCCGAAGTCGGTCACGAAGGAGAGCTTCGTGGAGGCCGGGGTGTTGTTGCGGTTGTCGGCGAACTGCAGCGACAGGACCGCGAAGGCGATGCCGACGATGAGCTGTCCGGCCATCTTCGCCTTGGCCCGCAGACCCAGCGAGCGCTGTTTGACGATCTTGATGTAGTCGTCCAGGAAGCCGACCAGACCCATGCCCGCCATCAGGAAGAGCACCAGGACACCGGAGAAGGTCGGGTCCTCGCCGGTGATCACCTTGGCGAGCGCGTAGGCGATCAGGGTCGCCAGGATGAAGGCGATACCACCCATGGTCGGGGTGCCGCGCTTGCTGTGGTGCTCGCGCGGGCCGTCGTCCCGGATGAACTGTCCGTATCCCTTGCGGGCCAGGAACTTGATCAGCAGCGGGGTGCCGACCAGTGTCAGGAAGAGCCCGATTACTCCCGCGAAGAGGATCTGCCTCATCGGCCGGCGACCTGCCCCTCGCCCGATGCGACGCCCGCGAGCAGCTGTTCGGCCACCCGCTCCAGGCCCACCGACCTGGAGGCCTTCACGAGTACGACGTCACCCGGGCGCAATTCGCTGCGCAATAGGTCGACCGCCGCCTGTGCGTCGGACACGTGCACCGACTCCTCACCCCACGAACCCTCGTTGTATGCGCCCATCTGCAGCCAGGCGGCTTCCCTGCCCCCGACGGCCACGAGCTTGCCCACGTTCAGCCGGACGGCGAGCCGCCCGACCGCGTCGTGTTCGGCGAGAGCCTCGTCACCGAGCTCGGCCATCTGACCGAGCACCGCCCACGTACGTCCCCCTCTGGCCTGTGCGGCCTGACCCATGGCGGCGAGCGCGCGCAGCGCCGCTCGCATGGACTCGGGGTTCGCGTTGTAGGCGTCGTTGACGACCGTCACGCCGTCCGGGCGCTCGGTGACCTCCATACGCCAGCGAGAGAGGGAGCCCGCCTCACTGAGCGCAAGGGCGATCTCTTCCGCGGACATGCCCAGTTCATGGGCTACGGCGGCCGCTGCGAGCGCGTTCGACACGTGGTGCTCACCGTACAGGCGCAAGGTCACATCGCTGCACCCGGAGGGTGTGTGCAGGGCGAAGGAGGGCTGTCCGGTGTCCGTCAGGCGCACATTTTCGGCGCGTACGTCGGCTTCGCCCGCCTCACCGAAGAGCAGCACCCTGGCCTTGGTCCGGCTCGCCATGGCGCGTACGAGCGGATCGTCGGCGTTGAGGATCGCGGTCCCCTCGGCGGGCAGGCTCTCCACGAGCTCGCCCTTGGCCACGGCGATCTGCTCCCGGCCGCCGAACTCCCCGATGTGGGCGCTGCCGACGTTCAGTACGACGCCGATCCGCGGTGGGGTGAGTTCGGTGAGGTAGCGGATGTGGCCGATTCCGCGCGCTCCCATCTCCAGTACCAGGTAACGGGTTTCGGCCGTGGCGGCGAGCGCGGTCAGCGGCAGACCGATCTCGTTGTTGAGCGAGCCGGGCGTCCACACGGTGGGCGCCTTGCGCTGGAGGACCTGGGCGATCAGGTCCTTGGTGCTGGTCTTTCCGGCCGAGCCGGTGACCGCGACGAGGGTGGCGCCAAGACGCCGCACGACGGTACGGGCCAGGGCGCCGAGCGCCGTTTGCACATCCTCGACCACGATGGCCGGAACGCCGACGGGGCGGGTCGCGAGTACGGCGACGGCCCCCTTGGCGACGACCTCGGCGGCGTAGTCGTGGCCGTCCACGCGCGCGCCCGCGAAGGCGGCGAAGAGAGATCCCGGCCGCACTTCCCGGGAGTCCTTGACGACGGATCCGGTCACTTCCACGGACGGATCCGGTATGTCGTACGTCTGCCCGCCGACGGCTTTGGCGATCTCGGCGAGGGAGAGGGCGATCAAGAGTTATCCCTGGGTCTTGTCGATGGCTTCGCGGAGCACTTCGCGGTCGTCGAAGGGGCGGATCACCCCGGCGATGTCCTGGCCCTGTTCGTGTCCCTTGCCCGCGACGAGCACGGTGTCGCCGGGCTCGGCTCGGGCGACGGCGGCCGCGATGGCCGCGGCCCGGTCCTCGAAGACCGCGACATCGCCGCGCTCGTGGGCGGGGACCTCCGCGGCGCCCGCCATCATCGTGGCGAGGATGGCCAGCGGGTCCTCCGAACGCGGGTTGTCCGAGGTGAGGATGGCGGTGTCCGACAGCCGTGCGGCAGCGGCGCCCATCGGCTTGCGCTTGGTCTTGTCGCGGTCGCCGCCGCAGCCGAGCACGATGTGGATACGGCCCTCGGTGACCTTGCGCAGGGCGCGCAGCACCGATTCGACGGCGTCGGTCTTGTGCGCGTAGTCGACGACGGCGAGATAGTCCTGGCCCGCGTCCACCCGCTCGAGCCGGCCGGGGACGCCGGGGATCGCGCCCACGCCGGCGGCGGCGCGCACCGGGTCCAGGCCCGCGACGGCGAGGGTGACGATCGCGGCGAGGGTGTTGGAGACGTTGAAGGGTCCGGGCAGCGGCGCCCTGGCGGGGATCCGCTCCTCCTTGGGGCCGATCACGGTGAACGTCGAGCCGAGCGGCCCGACTTCGACGTCCTCGGCGCGCCAGTCGGCGTCCGGGTGGCCCTCGGCGGAGTAGGTGGTGACGGGCACCCCGGACTCCTTGACCAGGCGTCGGCCGTACTCGTCGTCGAGGTTGACCACGCCCTGCTTGCTGCGCAGTGGCGTGAACAACTGGGCCTTGGCCTGGAAGTAGTCCTCCATGTCGGAGTGGAACTCCATGTGCTCCGGGCTCAGGTTGGTGAAGACCGCCACGTCGAAGACGCAGGCGTCCACCCGGCCGAGGACCAGGGCGTGGCTGGAGACCTCCATGGCGACGGCCTGTACGCCGCGTTCGCGCATGACGGCGAACAGCGCCTGCAGATCGGTGGCCTCGGGGGTGGTGCGCTCGGACTTGACACGCTCCTCGCCGATCCGGATCTCCACGGTGCCGATGAGTCCGGGTACGCCCCCGGCCGCCTCGTCGAGTCCGCCCTGGACGAGGTAGGCGGTGGTGGTCTTGCCGGAGGTGCCGGTGATTCCGAGCTGGAGCAGATGACGCCCGGGATGGCCGTAGACGGTCGCGGCGAGCTGGCCCATCCGCGCCCGGGGGCTGTCCACGACGAGGACGGGCAGGCCGGTGCGCTCGGCGCGTTCGGCGCCCGAGGCGTCGGTGAGGATCGCGACCGCGCCGAGGTCGGCGGCCTGCGCGACGAAGTCCGCGCCGTGCAGGCGGGCGCCGGGCAGTGCGGCGTAGATGTCCCCGGGGCGTACCGCGCGGGAGTCGTGGGTGACGCCCGTGACCTGGGCCTCGGCGCTCGCGGTGACGCCCATTTCGGCGGCGAGCTCGGTGAGGGCGGTGGGCTCGACCCGCTCCGGACGCGGTGGTCCCGGGTAACCGGCGTTCGCGTCGTTCTGGGCGTTTTGTGACTGATCAGCATGTGGCACGGCGGTAACCGTACCGGCCCCACCCCCGCCGGGGCGAAGTGAAGGGCGCGGCGAAGCAAGCACCTGTTTCTCGGTGCCGGACTGGAGATCGTTCGTCGTCACAGATGATTCCCGGTCAATCTTTCAGGGGGTGAACCGGACGTTCGGGGTGGTTCGGATCAGGGCTTGAACGCTACGGGCAGCCTCGCGGGCTCGGCTCCGGTCGGCGGCACCTGGAGCGTCTTCAGGGCGAATTCCATGACCTTCTTGTAGATCGGACCGCAGATCTGCCCACCGAAGTAGCCGCCTTTGGTGGCGTTCTGGATCGCGCAGTACACGGTGACCCGCGGCTTGTCGGCGGGGGCGAACCCGGCGAACGACGAGGTGTAGCCGTTGTAGCGGCCGGTCTCGGGGTCCACGCGGTTGGCCGTTCCCGTCTTGCCCGCGACCCGGTAGCCCGGGATACGGGCCTTGACGCCGGTGCCCTCTTCGTCGTCGACCACGGACTCCAGCATCTGCGAGAGGGTCCGTGCGGTCCGTTCGCTGACGACCCGGGTCGACTCGGGCTTCGGCGCGGGCGTGAACTCGCCGTCCGCGCCGCGGCTGCCGCGTACCAGGGTGGGCTCGATACGGGTGCCGCCGTTGGCGATGGTCGAGTAGACCGAGGCCGCCTGCATGGCGTTGATCGAGAAGCCCTGGCCGAAGGGGA
This is a stretch of genomic DNA from Streptomyces sp. NA04227. It encodes these proteins:
- the murD gene encoding UDP-N-acetylmuramoyl-L-alanine--D-glutamate ligase; the protein is MGSRQVTFRGQQITVAGLGVSGISAARALAGLGASVTVVDGGDNEGLRARAEELRAEGVAVRLADAETLPEGTELVVTSPGWKPGSPLFAAAAAVGVDVVGDVEIAWRLRGPGAAPWLAVTGTNGKTTTTRMLAAILEAAGLRTAAVGNIGTPIVDLVLGEEKFDVLAVELSSYQLHWAPSLRAHSAAVLNLAPDHLDWHGSMRAYAADKGRVYEGNQVACVYNVADPATEELVRAADVEEGCRAIGFTLGTPAPSQLGVVEGLLVDRAFVADRQKQAQELAEVTDVRPPVPHNIANALAAAALARAYGVEPAAVREGLRAFRPDPHRIEHVADVDSVAYVDDSKATNTHAAEASLASYESIVWIAGGLAKGATFDELVQKAAPRLRGVVLIGADRALIREALARHAPGVPVVDLDRTDTGAMSAAVQEAARLAKSGDTVLMAPACASMDMFTNYNKRGEAFAAAVRELDAASA
- the mraY gene encoding phospho-N-acetylmuramoyl-pentapeptide-transferase is translated as MRQILFAGVIGLFLTLVGTPLLIKFLARKGYGQFIRDDGPREHHSKRGTPTMGGIAFILATLIAYALAKVITGEDPTFSGVLVLFLMAGMGLVGFLDDYIKIVKQRSLGLRAKAKMAGQLIVGIAFAVLSLQFADNRNNTPASTKLSFVTDFGWSIGPVVFVVWALFMILAMSNGVNLTDGLDGLATGASVMVFGAYTFIGIWQYQESCANAATLTNPSACFEVRDPLDLAVVASALMGACFGFLWWNTSPAKIFMGDTGSLALGGALAGLAICSRTELLLALLGGLFVLITMSVVIQVGSFRMTGKRVFRMAPLQHHFELKGWSEVLVVVRFWIIQGMCVIVGLGLFYAGWAADK
- the murF gene encoding UDP-N-acetylmuramoyl-tripeptide--D-alanyl-D-alanine ligase is translated as MIALSLAEIAKAVGGQTYDIPDPSVEVTGSVVKDSREVRPGSLFAAFAGARVDGHDYAAEVVAKGAVAVLATRPVGVPAIVVEDVQTALGALARTVVRRLGATLVAVTGSAGKTSTKDLIAQVLQRKAPTVWTPGSLNNEIGLPLTALAATAETRYLVLEMGARGIGHIRYLTELTPPRIGVVLNVGSAHIGEFGGREQIAVAKGELVESLPAEGTAILNADDPLVRAMASRTKARVLLFGEAGEADVRAENVRLTDTGQPSFALHTPSGCSDVTLRLYGEHHVSNALAAAAVAHELGMSAEEIALALSEAGSLSRWRMEVTERPDGVTVVNDAYNANPESMRAALRALAAMGQAAQARGGRTWAVLGQMAELGDEALAEHDAVGRLAVRLNVGKLVAVGGREAAWLQMGAYNEGSWGEESVHVSDAQAAVDLLRSELRPGDVVLVKASRSVGLERVAEQLLAGVASGEGQVAGR
- a CDS encoding UDP-N-acetylmuramoyl-L-alanyl-D-glutamate--2,6-diaminopimelate ligase; the protein is MLASPRPSLRPGGGGAGTVTAVPHADQSQNAQNDANAGYPGPPRPERVEPTALTELAAEMGVTASAEAQVTGVTHDSRAVRPGDIYAALPGARLHGADFVAQAADLGAVAILTDASGAERAERTGLPVLVVDSPRARMGQLAATVYGHPGRHLLQLGITGTSGKTTTAYLVQGGLDEAAGGVPGLIGTVEIRIGEERVKSERTTPEATDLQALFAVMRERGVQAVAMEVSSHALVLGRVDACVFDVAVFTNLSPEHMEFHSDMEDYFQAKAQLFTPLRSKQGVVNLDDEYGRRLVKESGVPVTTYSAEGHPDADWRAEDVEVGPLGSTFTVIGPKEERIPARAPLPGPFNVSNTLAAIVTLAVAGLDPVRAAAGVGAIPGVPGRLERVDAGQDYLAVVDYAHKTDAVESVLRALRKVTEGRIHIVLGCGGDRDKTKRKPMGAAAARLSDTAILTSDNPRSEDPLAILATMMAGAAEVPAHERGDVAVFEDRAAAIAAAVARAEPGDTVLVAGKGHEQGQDIAGVIRPFDDREVLREAIDKTQG